The genomic DNA TGCCCGATTGACGGTTCCCCTGCGCGGCCGTTGCGCGGCACACCCACCCTCTCCAATCCGGAGCGTCCCGGCATTCGTTCCCATCTCTTGCCCATGCCACCCCGCGAACGCTGGCGCCCGCCCCACGCCCCGCCTCACGATCGCCGCGCGCTCTTCGAAACGAGACGTATGGTCCCCACCTGCCCGCTCCCTAGTCCGCGTCACCATGACGGCGACGTTTGCGCTCCCCGCGGCGGCGCTTGTCCTCAAGCCGGCGCTCAACCGAGGCGCGCGTAGGCTTGGTGGGACGCCGACGCTTCGGCACCACCAGCCCTCGGCGCACCACCGTCGCCAACCGCTCTTCAGCCGCGTCGCGATTCTGCGCCTGGCTCCGCCGTTCGCTGGCCACCACTCGCAGCGTGCCGTCGGCCGTGAGCCGCGAGCGGAGGGCCTGAGTAAGCCGTTCTCGCTGCGCGTCCGACAGCGCGCGCGACCGCGTCACGTTCCACTCCAACTCCACGCGGGTGGACGACGTGTTCACGTGCTGACCGCCCGCGCCACCAGCCCGCGATGCCCGCACGGCGAGCTCGTGGCGCGGAATGGTGAGCGACGCGCTGACGTACAGGTCAGTCCGACCGTTCACGGCCTCGCTCCACCGCCCGATGCACGCGCAATGCCGCTACCCGGCGGCCATCCATCGCCACCACTTCCAACTCTCCCCCCGGGTACGGCGCCCGGTCCCCGATCCTCGGCAACCGCCCCAGCCGGGCGAACGCGTAGCCCCCGATGGTTCGCCAATCGCCGTCCGGAATCGGTAGCTGGTATTCCCGACGCACGT from Gemmatimonadaceae bacterium includes the following:
- the arfB gene encoding alternative ribosome rescue aminoacyl-tRNA hydrolase ArfB, producing the protein MNGRTDLYVSASLTIPRHELAVRASRAGGAGGQHVNTSSTRVELEWNVTRSRALSDAQRERLTQALRSRLTADGTLRVVASERRSQAQNRDAAEERLATVVRRGLVVPKRRRPTKPTRASVERRLEDKRRRGERKRRRHGDAD